One Psychromonas sp. psych-6C06 DNA window includes the following coding sequences:
- a CDS encoding fatty acid cis/trans isomerase, with translation MNYRLLLLSFFAMLLFACSDKNQQATIEHGSLQVRDRIVDHADPLAKQYHEEVKPVLENRCVVCHACYDAPCQLKLSSPEGIDRGFSPELVYGTRFKETDPMRLFIDAQTTQQWREKGYKGVLNERDQSPQANLEQSVLYHLLELKKNNPLPQTETLSGKDFDFALNREQTCPDMSNIDDYKQQQPLAGMPYGLPGLDNNEFNTLKSWLEKGSPMAQPLPLSASVEQRIIEWENIFNQQDKKSKLINRYLYEHLFLGHLYFSEEPFSDSQGPVFFNLVRSSTPPGEAIQVIPSRRPYDDPEVQTFYYRLRQYTGTIVNKTHMPYALNAQRLQRWNELFYDAPFSVDTLPGYQNGSNPFKNFVSLPTASRHQFLLDEAQYTIMGFIKGPVCRGQTALDVIQDKFWVFFTSPETLHSKKYSQFIFEQADNLELPSDYSATNFAITSWYKYAKREKAFINAEKQVLGQVKGKNLQQYIGIDKLWSGSDNASLTIFRHFDSAEVVKGLQGEAPKNAWVINYPSLERIHYLLVAGYDVFGSIKHQLITRLYMDFLRIESEMAFLILLPAEDRKAELDYWYTDATSDLKTFIHDNDIIFSQKNNIVYQSKDAKKALFSMLKEQYKTAKQYNLDVYDEPLASLNRLPSPAIQQLPQVSMIMVQNQQGEHSVYSLLRHNERTNVSTLLKEHKTRLPEQDKAEIFKGVLSSYPQVIFSIEETQLDTFISQLQQVENNSQYQQFLTGFAIRRTDPDFWKVSDQLHQTFQQKNPIEYGLFDYNRLENR, from the coding sequence ATGAATTATCGCCTACTTCTTCTCTCATTTTTCGCAATGTTATTGTTTGCATGCTCAGATAAAAATCAACAAGCGACGATTGAACATGGCTCTCTACAAGTACGCGATAGAATCGTCGATCATGCAGACCCTCTTGCCAAGCAGTACCATGAAGAGGTGAAACCAGTGCTTGAAAACCGCTGTGTGGTTTGCCACGCCTGCTATGATGCACCTTGCCAATTAAAACTTTCATCGCCAGAAGGAATAGACAGAGGTTTTTCTCCTGAGCTTGTGTATGGCACGCGTTTTAAAGAAACCGACCCGATGCGTTTATTTATCGATGCACAAACAACACAACAGTGGCGAGAAAAAGGTTATAAGGGTGTATTAAACGAGCGCGATCAATCTCCACAAGCCAATCTTGAGCAAAGTGTTCTTTATCATCTGCTTGAACTAAAAAAGAATAACCCACTTCCTCAAACAGAAACGCTCTCAGGGAAAGACTTTGATTTTGCGCTTAATCGCGAGCAAACCTGCCCAGATATGAGCAATATTGATGATTATAAGCAACAACAGCCTTTAGCTGGTATGCCTTACGGTTTACCAGGGCTTGATAATAATGAGTTCAACACATTAAAGTCTTGGCTTGAAAAGGGCTCTCCAATGGCACAACCTCTCCCACTTAGTGCCAGCGTAGAACAACGCATCATAGAGTGGGAAAACATCTTTAATCAGCAAGATAAAAAATCTAAACTTATCAATCGTTACCTTTATGAACACCTTTTCCTCGGACACCTGTATTTCTCGGAGGAGCCTTTTTCAGATTCACAAGGGCCAGTCTTTTTCAATTTAGTGCGTTCATCGACTCCACCCGGTGAAGCAATACAAGTGATCCCTTCAAGACGCCCCTATGATGATCCAGAAGTGCAAACATTCTATTATCGACTAAGGCAATACACTGGCACTATTGTTAATAAAACCCATATGCCCTATGCCTTAAATGCACAAAGGTTACAACGCTGGAATGAACTCTTTTATGACGCGCCTTTTAGCGTTGATACCCTACCAGGGTATCAAAATGGTAGTAATCCATTTAAGAACTTTGTGTCACTTCCTACAGCTTCGCGCCATCAATTTCTATTAGATGAAGCACAGTACACCATCATGGGCTTTATCAAAGGCCCTGTCTGTCGAGGACAAACCGCATTAGATGTTATTCAAGATAAATTTTGGGTGTTTTTTACTTCACCTGAAACACTGCATTCAAAAAAATACAGCCAGTTTATTTTCGAACAAGCTGATAACTTAGAGCTCCCCTCAGATTACAGTGCAACGAACTTTGCCATCACCTCTTGGTACAAATATGCCAAAAGAGAGAAAGCCTTTATTAATGCGGAAAAACAAGTTCTTGGGCAGGTAAAGGGTAAAAACTTACAACAGTATATTGGCATCGATAAATTATGGTCAGGGAGTGATAACGCTAGTTTAACGATATTTCGACATTTCGATAGCGCAGAAGTCGTGAAAGGACTACAAGGGGAAGCGCCCAAAAATGCATGGGTCATTAACTACCCTTCTTTAGAGCGTATTCACTACTTATTGGTTGCTGGCTACGATGTGTTTGGCTCTATCAAGCATCAATTGATCACCCGCTTATACATGGACTTTCTGAGAATTGAGAGTGAAATGGCATTTCTTATCCTATTACCAGCAGAAGATCGTAAAGCTGAGCTCGATTATTGGTATACCGATGCAACCTCAGATTTAAAAACATTTATCCATGATAACGACATCATTTTTTCTCAGAAAAATAATATCGTCTATCAAAGCAAAGATGCGAAAAAAGCGCTTTTTTCGATGCTAAAGGAGCAGTATAAAACCGCTAAACAGTACAACTTAGATGTGTATGATGAGCCATTAGCCTCCTTAAACAGATTGCCAAGCCCTGCTATTCAACAACTCCCACAGGTGAGTATGATCATGGTTCAGAATCAGCAAGGTGAACATTCAGTTTATAGTTTGCTACGTCATAATGAACGAACCAATGTCTCTACTTTATTAAAAGAACATAAAACACGCTTACCAGAGCAAGACAAAGCAGAAATTTTTAAAGGGGTATTAAGCAGTTATCCGCAGGTTATTTTCAGTATAGAGGAGACACAGTTAGACACCTTTATTAGCCAATTACAACAGGTAGAAAATAATTCCCAATATCAGCAATTCCTAACGGGCTTTGCAATTAGACGTACCGATCCTGATTTTTGGAAAGTCAGCGATCAATTACATCAAACCTTTCAACAGAAAAATCCTATCGAATATGGCCTATTCGATTATAACCGCCTCGAGAACCGATAA
- a CDS encoding DUF3299 domain-containing protein, protein MAKNIQSNNKKLSIKGITCFLFIYLLSAQSVATTQWKWSDLIPDNTQQASNPFANFTSIQRYDLLIISNLQRSPHNEKLQKESQISLQRFKDAGIDILPLIKKQQKTAKARQTAAKMVNKARLGEQGKLAGYLVPLQLSGEKITQFLLVPTAGACIHSPPPPANQIILVDFPSGFEMVGLYTPIWVEGTLHAESNLPNVQLSDGELAVNTAYMMQAKKVRLYN, encoded by the coding sequence ATGGCTAAGAACATACAGAGCAACAATAAAAAACTATCTATAAAAGGGATCACCTGCTTCCTTTTCATCTATTTGTTAAGCGCACAAAGCGTTGCAACAACACAATGGAAATGGAGCGATTTGATTCCTGATAATACGCAACAAGCGAGTAACCCCTTTGCCAACTTTACCTCTATCCAACGCTACGATCTTTTGATTATCAGTAATCTACAACGTTCTCCACACAATGAGAAATTACAGAAAGAATCACAGATTTCATTACAACGGTTTAAAGATGCGGGTATCGATATTTTACCGCTAATCAAAAAACAACAAAAAACGGCAAAAGCACGACAAACAGCGGCAAAAATGGTCAATAAAGCACGCTTAGGTGAACAGGGTAAATTAGCCGGTTACCTTGTTCCTTTACAATTGTCGGGGGAAAAAATCACTCAATTTTTATTGGTTCCTACCGCAGGAGCCTGCATACATAGCCCTCCACCACCAGCGAATCAAATAATTTTGGTTGATTTTCCTAGCGGTTTTGAAATGGTTGGTTTATATACTCCCATTTGGGTTGAAGGAACGCTACACGCCGAAAGTAACCTTCCTAACGTACAGCTTTCCGATGGCGAGTTAGCAGTGAATACGGCTTATATGATGCAAGCTAAAAAGGTTCGTTTATACAATTAG
- the fghA gene encoding S-formylglutathione hydrolase, with amino-acid sequence MNLQRISQNKVAEGLHQQYQHDAQTVNCRMQFALFLPPNASEENPVPVLYWLSGLTCDDQNFMQKAGAFKKAAELGIAIVCPDTSPRGDGVPDDKNGDYDLGLGAGFYVNATQLPWSKHYQMADYISQELPQLIEKHFPVSAQKSIAGHSMGGHGALTLGLKNQQSYRSISAFSPICHPIGCPWGIKAFTHYLGDDQQDWLAYDAVTLIKTGASLPILVDQGEDDSFLSTQLHPELLVKAAKENNADLLLRMQSGYDHSYFFISSFIDEHLIFHAGHLKGA; translated from the coding sequence ATGAACTTACAACGTATTAGCCAGAATAAAGTTGCAGAGGGGTTGCATCAGCAGTATCAACATGATGCTCAAACGGTAAATTGTCGAATGCAATTTGCTCTTTTTTTACCGCCGAATGCCAGCGAAGAGAACCCTGTGCCGGTATTGTATTGGTTATCGGGATTGACCTGTGATGACCAAAACTTCATGCAAAAAGCGGGAGCGTTTAAAAAAGCAGCCGAGCTGGGCATTGCGATTGTTTGCCCAGATACTAGCCCGCGTGGTGATGGCGTTCCTGATGATAAGAATGGTGATTATGATCTTGGCTTAGGGGCTGGTTTTTATGTTAATGCCACCCAATTACCTTGGAGTAAGCATTATCAAATGGCGGATTATATTAGCCAAGAGTTACCACAATTAATTGAGAAACATTTTCCAGTTAGTGCACAAAAATCGATCGCTGGGCATAGCATGGGCGGACATGGCGCTTTAACATTAGGTTTAAAAAACCAACAAAGTTATCGTTCAATTTCTGCTTTTAGTCCTATATGTCATCCAATAGGTTGCCCATGGGGAATAAAAGCATTTACGCATTACCTTGGTGATGATCAGCAGGATTGGCTTGCTTACGATGCTGTAACGTTAATCAAAACGGGTGCTAGCTTGCCTATTTTGGTTGACCAAGGTGAAGATGATTCGTTTTTATCGACCCAGCTTCACCCTGAATTATTAGTGAAAGCCGCTAAGGAAAATAATGCTGACTTACTACTAAGGATGCAGTCTGGATACGATCATAGTTACTTTTTTATCAGTAGCTTTATCGATGAGCACTTAATTTTTCATGCTGGGCATTTAAAAGGGGCTTAA
- a CDS encoding S-(hydroxymethyl)glutathione dehydrogenase/class III alcohol dehydrogenase, with protein sequence MTDKFIKSKAAIAWGPNQPLTVEEVDVMLPRKGEVLVRIVASGVCHTDAFTLSGEDPEGVFPTILGHEGGGIVEQVGEGVSSVAVGDHVIPLYTAECGECKFCKSGKTNLCSAVRETQGKGLMPDGTTRFYKDGLPIYHYMGCSTFSEYTVLPEISLAKVNPEAPLEEVCLLGCGVTTGMGAVLNTAKVEKGDNIAIFGLGGIGLSAIIGAKMAGANRIIGIDINESKYELAKKLGATDCINPQDYDRPIQDVIVEMTDGGVEYSFECIGNVDVMRSALECCHKGWGESVIIGVAGAGQEISTRPFQLVTGRVWRGTAFGGVKGRSELPDIVNRYMAGEFALDDFITHTMALEKINEAFDLMHEGKSIRSVIHFAK encoded by the coding sequence ATGACAGATAAGTTTATCAAATCTAAAGCCGCCATCGCTTGGGGACCTAATCAACCTTTAACGGTAGAGGAAGTCGATGTGATGTTACCGCGCAAAGGTGAAGTGTTAGTGCGAATTGTGGCGAGTGGTGTTTGTCATACTGATGCTTTTACGTTGTCAGGTGAAGATCCTGAAGGTGTATTTCCAACAATATTAGGCCATGAAGGTGGTGGTATTGTTGAACAAGTTGGTGAAGGTGTTTCCAGCGTTGCCGTGGGCGATCATGTTATTCCACTGTATACCGCTGAATGTGGTGAATGTAAGTTCTGCAAATCGGGTAAAACAAACCTTTGTAGTGCAGTACGAGAGACCCAAGGTAAGGGGTTAATGCCTGATGGGACTACTCGTTTTTATAAAGATGGGCTGCCAATTTATCATTATATGGGGTGTTCAACTTTTTCTGAATATACGGTGTTACCAGAAATATCGCTTGCTAAAGTCAACCCAGAAGCACCACTTGAAGAGGTCTGTTTATTAGGCTGTGGTGTCACAACGGGCATGGGGGCGGTATTAAATACGGCTAAGGTAGAAAAGGGCGATAACATTGCTATTTTTGGCTTAGGCGGAATCGGTTTATCTGCGATTATTGGCGCTAAAATGGCGGGGGCAAATCGAATTATTGGTATTGATATTAATGAAAGTAAATATGAACTGGCGAAAAAGTTAGGTGCAACAGATTGTATTAATCCGCAAGATTACGACCGTCCTATTCAAGATGTCATTGTAGAAATGACTGATGGTGGCGTGGAATACTCCTTTGAATGTATCGGTAATGTCGATGTGATGCGTTCTGCGCTAGAGTGTTGCCATAAGGGGTGGGGCGAGTCAGTTATTATCGGTGTTGCGGGGGCTGGTCAAGAGATTTCAACGCGACCATTTCAGTTAGTGACTGGTCGTGTATGGCGAGGCACTGCCTTTGGTGGCGTAAAAGGCCGCTCGGAGTTACCTGATATTGTTAATCGATACATGGCGGGTGAGTTCGCATTAGATGACTTTATTACTCATACTATGGCGCTTGAGAAGATTAATGAGGCTTTTGATTTGATGCATGAAGGGAAAAGTATCCGTAGTGTGATTCACTTTGCTAAATAA
- a CDS encoding LruC domain-containing protein, producing the protein MDLNQQYQAPSFIHRLMCCSLHRLGTAALLPLLLSIQSVYASPFSTCPSKAFLFQGNPVSTYGVNLVTGSFALIEDDSGVDANINGLGFDEQDRYLYGFNTSDLTVVRLDGDYQATALNVTGLPASTSFFVGDIANHYYYLYRKNVGLYRIDLTPLDNDINASLTAQLITANASVNLTDIAFHPNDMMLYGVDNGSGDLYQINPETGAFSLLGDSGEKGTFGAMYFDVNGYFYLSRNQDGKIYRIDLSMLNSETEHSQISELDVTAIHFADGPSSSQNDGARCASAPLIDEDTPSTIDFGDAPASYATLLADNGPRHLLDNQTYLGLSAPDGDYDGYTGADSDDSSIVNVLSLDDEDGVNFVTALEVGLDSVITVYASREGILSAWFDWNGDGDFADSNEHTLIDMALQEGVNIISLRVPDDAVAGNTWSRFRFSEQAGLNYFGGSNSGEVEDHPVTISESGISYRYYPSANSWVTLAYEDQWPASDDYDMNDVVMHYRTVEVIRDGQIVRIDIIGELQALGGDYHNGFAVQLPDVASDNINQQSLRLLHNNVQQQYSGTNGATTYPILESGNRNAVLMISQDLWKQVDTVCQYHRTEQGCKQAQQFDFELSIPLINAIDLDILNAPYDPFIFATEGLYHGDIFTSHPGRGLEIHLVDRAPTDKFNTDFYGLADDSSDPLIGRYFRNRNNLPWALEITEPWQWPMERTPLLLAYPAFQFFVESNGVQNSTWFKSTLANASHLF; encoded by the coding sequence ATGGACTTAAATCAGCAATATCAAGCACCATCATTTATTCACCGTTTGATGTGTTGTTCACTACACAGGCTGGGCACGGCAGCGTTACTACCGTTACTGCTGAGTATTCAGTCTGTTTATGCCTCGCCATTTAGCACTTGTCCAAGTAAAGCATTCCTTTTTCAAGGAAACCCTGTATCCACCTATGGTGTTAATTTAGTGACGGGGAGTTTTGCGTTAATTGAAGATGATTCAGGTGTAGATGCTAATATTAATGGCCTTGGTTTTGATGAACAGGATAGATATTTATACGGTTTTAATACCAGTGATTTAACTGTGGTGAGATTAGATGGTGATTATCAAGCAACAGCGCTTAATGTGACAGGCTTACCTGCTTCTACCTCTTTTTTTGTTGGTGATATTGCTAACCATTATTACTATTTATACCGTAAAAATGTCGGTTTATACCGTATCGATTTAACCCCTTTAGATAATGATATTAATGCTTCTTTAACTGCGCAGTTAATTACTGCAAACGCATCGGTTAATCTCACAGACATTGCTTTTCATCCTAACGATATGATGCTTTATGGTGTTGATAATGGCAGCGGTGATTTATATCAAATTAACCCTGAAACAGGTGCCTTTAGCTTACTTGGAGACAGTGGTGAAAAGGGGACTTTTGGTGCGATGTACTTTGATGTAAATGGTTATTTTTATTTATCACGTAATCAGGATGGGAAAATATATCGAATTGATTTGTCGATGCTTAATAGTGAAACAGAGCATTCGCAAATCAGTGAGCTAGATGTAACTGCTATTCATTTTGCTGATGGTCCAAGTTCAAGTCAAAATGATGGTGCACGTTGTGCTTCTGCACCACTGATAGATGAAGATACCCCCTCTACGATTGATTTTGGTGATGCGCCAGCAAGCTATGCGACACTCCTGGCTGATAATGGCCCTCGCCACCTGCTAGACAATCAAACCTATTTAGGACTGAGTGCTCCTGATGGTGATTACGATGGTTATACAGGCGCAGACTCGGATGATAGTAGCATCGTTAATGTATTGAGCCTTGATGATGAAGACGGTGTTAATTTTGTGACAGCCTTAGAGGTAGGCTTAGATTCAGTGATCACCGTTTATGCATCACGTGAAGGTATTTTAAGTGCATGGTTTGACTGGAATGGTGATGGCGACTTTGCAGACTCAAATGAACATACTTTAATTGATATGGCGTTGCAGGAGGGGGTAAATATTATTTCGCTTCGTGTTCCTGATGATGCGGTCGCGGGCAACACTTGGAGCCGCTTTCGTTTTAGCGAGCAAGCGGGTTTGAATTATTTTGGTGGTAGTAATTCTGGTGAAGTAGAAGATCATCCTGTGACGATAAGTGAATCTGGTATCAGTTACCGTTATTACCCAAGTGCCAATAGCTGGGTGACTTTGGCCTACGAAGATCAGTGGCCCGCAAGTGATGATTACGATATGAATGATGTAGTTATGCATTATCGCACGGTAGAAGTGATACGTGATGGCCAAATTGTTCGTATCGACATTATTGGTGAACTACAGGCGTTAGGGGGGGATTACCACAATGGCTTTGCTGTGCAACTACCTGATGTTGCTAGCGATAATATTAATCAGCAGAGTTTGCGCTTGTTACATAATAATGTGCAACAGCAATATAGCGGGACTAATGGTGCAACCACTTACCCTATTTTAGAGTCAGGTAACCGTAATGCAGTATTAATGATTAGCCAAGATCTCTGGAAGCAAGTAGATACAGTTTGCCAATATCACCGCACTGAGCAAGGTTGTAAACAAGCGCAACAATTCGATTTTGAATTAAGTATTCCTCTTATAAATGCCATTGATTTAGACATACTTAACGCGCCCTATGATCCATTTATTTTCGCCACAGAGGGCTTATATCATGGTGATATATTTACTAGCCACCCAGGAAGAGGGCTTGAGATTCATTTAGTTGATCGCGCGCCAACAGACAAATTTAATACTGACTTTTATGGTTTAGCTGATGATAGCAGTGATCCATTAATCGGGCGTTATTTTCGAAACCGCAATAACTTACCTTGGGCATTAGAGATCACAGAGCCATGGCAGTGGCCAATGGAACGCACTCCGCTGCTGCTTGCTTATCCTGCGTTTCAATTTTTTGTTGAGAGTAACGGCGTTCAAAATAGTACCTGGTTCAAATCCACGCTAGCTAACGCTTCACACTTATTTTAA
- a CDS encoding glycosyltransferase family 4 protein, with protein MENNIIWLLLDSSKGGGIESHVMQLAEGLQQHGEQVEVVFLSNYGKHPMHDALLKQGINSRTLDGSFSMLTRTLKNTRPRVVHTHGYKAGILGRLAAWMNSIACISTFHAGEIATGKLALYDWLDRISAGLADHRFAVSPQIASRLPAKTSLFKNFVNNHNLTTSQGNQIAFVGRVSAEKGPDHFAALATTFANTRLHLYGDGPELASLQAHCPSNLILHGQQDDMSKVWPKIGLLVMPSRYEGLPMAALEAMARGIPVVAFNVGAFDTLIEHQCNGWLVEPGNLSELAKYIHQWQQASPQHKHFVQLACQQTIASQYCSDVAIPDLIENYHMVATAN; from the coding sequence ATGGAAAACAATATAATCTGGTTACTGCTCGATAGCAGTAAAGGCGGGGGGATTGAGTCACATGTGATGCAACTTGCTGAAGGTTTACAACAGCATGGAGAGCAGGTTGAAGTGGTTTTTTTGAGCAACTACGGTAAGCACCCGATGCATGATGCATTGCTAAAACAAGGTATTAATAGCCGTACCTTAGATGGATCATTTAGCATGTTAACGCGCACCTTAAAAAACACGCGTCCTCGTGTTGTCCATACTCATGGTTATAAAGCAGGTATTTTAGGTCGGCTCGCTGCATGGATGAACTCTATTGCTTGTATTAGTACCTTCCACGCGGGGGAAATAGCGACTGGTAAACTGGCCCTTTATGATTGGCTAGATAGAATCAGCGCCGGCTTAGCAGATCATCGGTTTGCGGTCAGTCCGCAAATAGCCTCTCGCTTACCCGCTAAAACCTCCCTGTTTAAGAACTTTGTAAATAACCATAACCTTACGACTTCCCAAGGAAATCAAATTGCTTTTGTCGGTCGGGTCAGTGCAGAAAAAGGACCCGATCATTTTGCGGCACTCGCAACGACCTTTGCCAACACACGCTTACATTTGTACGGTGATGGCCCAGAGTTAGCTTCACTACAAGCGCACTGCCCAAGTAACTTGATACTTCATGGACAACAAGATGATATGTCTAAAGTATGGCCTAAAATCGGATTACTAGTGATGCCATCTCGCTACGAAGGATTACCAATGGCGGCGCTTGAAGCGATGGCAAGAGGTATTCCTGTGGTTGCTTTTAATGTTGGCGCATTTGATACTTTGATTGAACATCAGTGCAATGGCTGGTTAGTGGAACCGGGTAATTTAAGCGAGTTAGCAAAGTATATTCATCAATGGCAACAAGCTAGTCCGCAGCATAAACACTTTGTACAGCTAGCATGCCAGCAAACTATTGCATCACAATATTGTAGCGATGTCGCCATTCCAGATCTGATCGAAAATTATCACATGGTAGCCACAGCAAATTAA
- a CDS encoding glycosyltransferase family 4 protein yields the protein MKTVNHETQVQTILFTHYGDNWIRGSERCLLDLLKHLDKTCFKPLLWCNQPIMESEAKALGIEVVCTPFPLLFGWQAPRFDLQSFYNLIKQAEQLIKQHDIKLIHANSAAPCQWLNFVAKKCAVPLLCQLHTLYQLRDRLTLGLYQTDMVVGVSQYVVAPLYKDKKPHQQLKVIANGIDTQRLLSQPEVNLRATGNVRIGDFVIATVGSLIKRKGVDRLINSIAILIKKQIPVHLVVIGNGPELENLNRQIKALNLQRHITLLGECENAHGILRGSADLFVSGAREEAFGLVFAEASLAGLAIVAPNIGGISEVVQQQKNGILITDSTDKHFICTLAETVELLYFSPIRCNAIGKNGQQHILKNFTIEQNCKKFSDLYQQLLTNKTVQVSRSEQLLGAGMQIRSIGIALLNAYRRAHQAVNDNPFSSDAPNNKTISNTGGGLLHEK from the coding sequence ATGAAAACAGTTAATCACGAGACGCAAGTGCAAACTATTCTCTTCACTCATTATGGTGATAATTGGATCCGTGGTAGTGAACGATGTTTACTTGACCTGTTAAAGCACCTTGATAAAACCTGCTTTAAACCGTTGTTGTGGTGCAATCAGCCAATAATGGAAAGCGAAGCAAAAGCACTTGGAATAGAAGTCGTTTGCACCCCTTTTCCACTTTTATTTGGCTGGCAAGCACCTCGCTTTGATCTACAAAGCTTTTACAATCTAATTAAACAAGCAGAGCAATTAATCAAACAACACGACATTAAGTTAATTCATGCAAACAGTGCAGCACCTTGCCAATGGTTAAATTTTGTGGCCAAAAAATGTGCCGTTCCTCTACTTTGCCAACTGCACACGCTCTATCAACTCCGTGACCGACTCACCCTTGGTTTATATCAAACCGACATGGTAGTGGGAGTAAGCCAGTATGTTGTTGCGCCTTTATACAAAGATAAAAAGCCTCATCAGCAGCTGAAAGTAATTGCAAATGGTATTGATACACAAAGGTTACTTTCACAGCCAGAAGTAAACCTTCGTGCTACTGGTAATGTACGTATCGGTGATTTTGTGATCGCCACGGTTGGTTCATTAATCAAACGTAAAGGTGTCGATAGACTTATTAATAGTATTGCCATATTAATTAAGAAACAGATCCCCGTTCATTTAGTTGTAATCGGTAATGGCCCTGAACTTGAAAATTTAAATAGGCAGATCAAGGCACTTAATTTACAGCGACACATCACCCTGCTTGGCGAATGTGAAAATGCCCACGGTATTTTACGAGGTAGTGCCGACCTGTTTGTTTCAGGTGCGCGTGAAGAGGCCTTTGGCTTAGTCTTTGCTGAAGCGAGCCTTGCAGGACTTGCAATTGTTGCCCCTAATATCGGGGGGATTAGTGAAGTTGTACAGCAGCAAAAAAATGGTATTTTAATTACCGATTCAACCGATAAACATTTTATATGCACTCTGGCAGAAACAGTTGAATTACTTTATTTTTCACCTATTCGCTGCAATGCTATTGGTAAAAATGGTCAACAACATATTCTAAAAAACTTTACCATCGAGCAAAATTGCAAAAAATTCAGCGACCTATACCAACAATTATTAACGAATAAAACAGTACAAGTATCCAGATCTGAGCAACTACTCGGTGCAGGAATGCAAATAAGGAGCATTGGCATCGCTTTGCTCAATGCCTATCGCCGAGCCCATCAAGCAGTAAACGATAACCCTTTCAGTAGTGATGCACCTAATAACAAGACAATATCGAACACTGGCGGAGGATTACTCCATGAAAAATAA
- a CDS encoding glycosyltransferase family 4 protein — MKNKHHLIIIDPTAFAGGSKVATENILALLNKDNIRITVLTADNSSWQHANIRRVSLNEPSWLAQQEQGIAYFFRHAFIALMLLITRIRFGHIDIALGASGPGVDLALYLLRPVLKFPIIQLIHGPVAPSRTIARCLKVAHQVHYLQTSAPSLLLALNTLNNAQETLPSHFQLLQNGLSTQHWPTACQQHSASIFWAASLLKWKGLEQLLGALQLMPEERRPTTHICYIKPQGLQLPISEAPIKIPKINWYENPRKLDSIRASANIFVSTSINEPFGLSILEALAAGQAVVIPKDGAYWDQQLQHNVNCIKYQTNDEHDLKEALQKLSSDLHLIRRLGAQAKHVALQYRAEQQYRPVINGIENALLKYPASNRLTGSV, encoded by the coding sequence ATGAAAAATAAACATCACCTTATTATTATTGACCCAACGGCTTTTGCGGGTGGCTCAAAAGTAGCCACCGAAAATATTTTAGCTTTGCTCAATAAAGACAACATTCGCATTACAGTCTTAACTGCAGATAACAGCTCGTGGCAACACGCAAACATTCGACGTGTCTCGCTAAATGAGCCCTCTTGGTTAGCTCAACAAGAGCAAGGTATTGCTTATTTTTTTCGCCATGCTTTTATTGCTTTAATGCTACTGATAACACGTATACGGTTTGGACATATAGATATCGCACTCGGCGCGTCAGGGCCCGGTGTGGATTTAGCACTTTACCTGTTAAGACCAGTGCTAAAATTTCCCATTATTCAATTGATCCATGGCCCTGTTGCGCCCTCACGAACAATCGCACGCTGTTTAAAAGTGGCACATCAAGTTCATTACCTGCAAACATCAGCGCCCTCTTTGCTACTTGCCCTAAATACACTTAATAACGCACAAGAAACACTACCGAGCCACTTTCAACTTTTACAAAATGGCTTGTCAACACAACATTGGCCAACAGCTTGTCAGCAGCATTCAGCCTCTATTTTTTGGGCAGCATCATTATTAAAGTGGAAAGGTTTGGAGCAGTTGCTCGGCGCATTACAGTTAATGCCAGAGGAAAGGCGCCCGACAACACACATTTGTTACATAAAGCCACAGGGATTACAGCTACCGATCAGCGAGGCACCTATAAAAATACCTAAGATTAACTGGTATGAAAATCCACGCAAATTAGACAGCATTCGCGCTAGCGCTAATATTTTTGTGTCCACCAGCATCAACGAACCCTTCGGTTTATCTATTTTAGAAGCCTTAGCGGCCGGGCAAGCGGTCGTTATTCCAAAAGATGGTGCGTACTGGGACCAACAGCTACAACACAACGTAAACTGTATTAAATACCAAACGAATGATGAACATGATCTTAAAGAGGCATTACAAAAGCTCAGTAGCGATCTTCATTTAATACGCCGATTAGGTGCGCAAGCGAAACACGTCGCACTGCAATATCGTGCAGAACAACAATATCGCCCCGTCATTAACGGCATTGAAAACGCTCTTTTAAAGTACCCGGCAAGTAACAGATTAACAGGGAGCGTATAA